The sequence AGATTTCAAGCCGAACATTAGACTCACCGTCATCTTATCTGACAAGCATAGGTCTCATTGCTCATCTTGGTTCAATAAGTGATTTAGTTGTTTCAGGACCTAAATGTCCTCATGTCCTCTTACAGTAGTTAATTTCAGCACCTGCTGAATTCAACTTTCAGGTCACGAAAACGAATTTtgcttaaaaaattgaaattagaatattccGGAGTAAAGTCCCAGATGATGCAATCACATTGTTCTAAGTTAGTATATCTTAATACAGTGTACCACTTTGGCAAATATTTTCTCGACTGAAAAGACGATTTCAGAGGGTGCTAAAACTATACCAAGGTAAGCCTATATTGCATAAATCAATTTCTAGGTTCCGAAAACAACTAAAAGTTGTATCGGTGGAGGGCTCGTTGAGGGATTTTGGGCAGAGGTATTTTCAACGGGATAGATCTCGTTTTCTCAAgcatatttttcaaatgtcaTCAAGATTTTTCGCGAGTTAATCTGCCCGTCATATCCATATCTATGTTCATGGTACTTCTTTTATTGTGCCATATTACTacactttcatatttcagctTGCGCATTTATATATCACATTACTCAATTCCCCAATTTACTCAAAAAATTACTCTACATTGTCTACTATAATACCGTATATCGGACTTGGGCCGGATAATTAAATCAACAATTCGTCTTATTTATTCATAAAGTTGAATGTTTATCAAGGTTTCTAAACGTATCTAAATGTTCTAATgatgttatttcattttttttaataataaaatctatttcaaattctgtgattgtgttgtacgttttgagtcttgttgttcttgcggGACTGCACGGATATAAGTGTGAGTTAGGGATTCCCTAACTACTAGTGTGCTTCATGCAGTTGAACCCCCTAATACGATTCTGTTAAAGGTGAAACCAGTTTATTACGATGATTTCCAGTCGCAGctaagatatttatatcaatcaagatttggataatACGAAACCCGTTTGATACGACAGTTTCGCTTTTGCCCACAAGATTCGTATTAAGCCGACCCCGTCTCCGAGTGCTGTAccgaaatgaataaaaagaaCGAATctaatcaaatcaaactttTTTTGACCCGTAATGCAAAGATTAACATTCTGGCATGAGCACAATATCTAAAAACAATGACGATAAAAcgcagaacaaaaattaacggTTAAATTCGTacaaaaattttgcaaactTGAACCAAATGGTGGAGCAAATCATAAGAGATGCGatcgtaattttcaaaatatcctTATTGATCTTATTACTCAATCACCTAAATTGTACATTTTTGCAAGAAACTTATTAAAAAATTGCATTTGTCTAATGAATGATGACTGTCATAAGTATTTTTCTAGTGTTTATTTAAATGTATATCTATGTATGCGTATCCTAATTAGTTACTCcgttatttctgttttttcatttcaacaagtACTTGTATATTGtgttattgaatttgtaattttttctatCGCGTTATCAAATTTGTAAATTCTGTTTTGTTCCTCTAATACCTGTAATATTGATCAGATCTGATTCAACCATATCATAGAAATATAGGTTTCTTTGTAAAGTATGTTTTCTACAATAAAATGAATAGTGGAGTTCATCTTCTGCAGTTGCATTTAACGATGAACTGAGTTCTCGGGGTCCCGTCGTGCGGGGTGAATGTGGCCACGAAGGCCGTGCGCTTTTGGTCACAGTCACCCACATGGCGGTATAAAAATAATGTCTGTACGACTGACGAAACTGATGTTTCCATATACATTTTTCAATACATGTATGAAAAACGTGCGTATTATATGGACTAAATCGATATTTATGAAAGTAGGGTAGCAATCAAACATTACTTGAACAATTCAACTCATTCGCTACTCAGccatgttttcattttcaactcgaCACATTTAACGACTAAAAAACGAATTGTATTGAGGCTGCACCCGAGTTCAATACGTACAATTcattacagaaatatgaatcgCGTGTATTCATAATACgctattcataatgatataCAAAGAGACAATACAGTCTACCAGTTCGATCGTCAGGTTTGGTTTCAATGTATTTCGTCTATTTGAAGTGCTTTGGCGCCTGATCTGGGCCATGTACAAAAAACATCAAACACCTAGCAATTTTTTCAGCGAAACCTTTATAAATCAATGTTAATCTGCGCGTAAGAAGACTTTTTTGAAGCGGAATATTAcgatttttcataaaaacgaACGGATTACCAAATTCACGTTGCCGAAAATACTGCACCGGTAGCTAACGGAATATCATCTATTTTAGAATCTGTCTATTTGCGTGTGTTACTCGAGGAGTAGCCGTTTGaactgttttgaaaatgatgtaGAATGtaacctacgagcaatcatctcaactAGTAGATGTAACATTGTTGCCGTGTCCTGATATATGATGAACTGtaatcttggagtaatcattgaaatgattactccaagctgtaatcatcaaatgttttatggCTCTCAGCTACCACAGTAGACCATCGTCACAGAAAGTTGCAAAGTGTTAGATAATCGAGGTGGGCGTCTGAATTTTCTAAACACGTGGCATATCTTTTCAAATTGCAActtgttttcattttatgtATCTGTCTCAAATCCAGTTCTAATTCTATCGAAAAAAGTCATGGTGACCTTGGAATCCAGGCACCTGTGACATATTAACGCGTCATAACAACCACGCCTTTTATTCGTCCCATACGCAGTTACTAGTTCGTCGTTGGCAACCACTCGGGAAGGATAAACCGGTAGGTAAAACATTCACTGATGTATTTATCATGGCGCTTGGCGGGCCAATTCGCAGTATCGTGATGGAACATTTGTATATGGACCAAAGACTTCTTTGTCTAGTGTTAGATCGTAATGACGTTGATGTTTTTATGGTCGAAATGTCACATACACGAAATAATCTCGTCATTGAATCcgataatatttcatatgaaaatcGTATTCACTTTAACAGATACTCCACCACATCAAGATGACCTCCACGGATGACTTTCAAAAATTTGAAGCATTTTGTAAAAAGTATAAAGTGCCGGAAGTAGCAGCAGACCTTAAGGAAGCCTTTATCGTGTTCCGTCAAACTGACAAAAACAAAGACGGAAGTCTAGACATGGAGGAAATCAAGAAGTTGGGATTAAGCGAAAAATCCAATAAAGTACGTTATGCATATATATTGATCATTGTATAAGACTTGGCCGGCTGAACTGGCTTTTTTAGGTATTCACGATACATACGGTGAATATCAAGACCGAACACGTTTGATTCGATGTGTTTTGTACATTGTATCGATTTCGTAATAGATCGAAATCACAAAACCATCTGGCATAAATGTTTACCATCAACTCAAAATCGAACTTGCTAACACTGTTAGGCTATGCAAATGTTACTTAAAATAATTACTTTGACTTCCATATAGGACTCgtgatttatcaaataatatcagtttttgatatatatatatatatatatatatatatatatatatatatatatatatatatatatatatatatatatatatatatatatatatatatatatatatatatatatatatatatatatatatatatatatatatatatatatcgaatTTTGTGTAAATTTCAATCGAATCACGTCTAGCGACATTACATGTATGCACAAAATGGTTATTATTGTCGAAATCTGATCAACTTCGGTTCGACAGCTTCGGTGAAAATTTCAACGAACGTCCTCTGTTTTCAGGAAATCATTGCAGCAGGTGGTGCTGATGGAAAGATTACTCTGGCGGAGCTCATCAAGTTTATTTTCTTGTGAGTAGCTAGACCACACAAACTTTAAGCCCACGGCACACggcattacaaaaaaaatcgaaaacgtttttttttcaacaggaaaaaacttttttttcggtgccgtgtggGCGTTACTGATATAACACTGTTGGGAAGGGATTCTACCTTTATTTGAGATACACTGTACTTGTGGCATCTAGGCTTATCGGCTATGCCAATGTACATTAATAAATTGTTCTTACGATTTAGACCGAACGTAGAAGAAAAATGGAAGAAGATTTTCAAAGAAGCCAATACGGACCATAACGATACAATCGGGCCAGATGAGATGGAGGGATATCTTAAAAAGTGCGGATTTGAAATGGCTGATGTCGAGTGCGCTATCGCAGTCATCGAAACGTACGATACGAATGAAGACAAACGGCTTTCTATTAAtgagtttttgaaatatattacacatgattttgacGCTCTCGTTGACACATTGAGCGACAGTACCAGTAAGAAATAATTCTAGTTTTACTGAGTGATAAATTTTAGCAAGAAAAACCTAATGTAATAACTCGTTAactcaaataaaaacaacagttataaatcattattatagCATTGTCTTTATCCCTTAGAAAATTTGTATAGCGATAGCTTAGGTGACAGCGGGGATTTCATTCTTGGCCCGCGCCTTTTCAAAGCCCATCAAACAGTGTTAACTAAACGCAGTGCAGTAGAAAAAATAGATCTGTTTCGATTACACAGTGGACGTATAACACGTATAAGGGGCTGTATATAAAAGACGTTCCAGACGACGTTGTGGACTTTTGTGGACAAGGTGGAGGGATGTGGACATCATTGTTCCCTGCTTGATTCCTGTAAGCCAAGAACAAATCATTTAGTGCATTATCAGTACATAATAGTTCACACCCTACACCAATTATTGACCTTCACTTAATCCACTAGATGAGGAAATACATGATCATTCATCGACATCAAACGGAAGACTCCGTATCCCTAAAGATAGGCGCGCTTAATGGCAATGCTTCTGATTCCGGGTTTTTCAAAACGTTCGGTTCGTCCGACCATAGAACTATAATTCTATGGTCTATctgatttcgtttgattttcgaTGCAGCGGGATAGCCCGGTCCGAGACATCAAGCCGACTCAAGATGCGGCCAATCTCGTAGGGCAAGGGTCCACTTGAATCACAAGTGAAATATTACCTACCAGACCCGGTGTGGCCGACCCTTACTATGCGCACATAGAATATGACCATCGGCGCTTGGTCCAATAACTAGCAAATTACATTTTCCCCGGTGGGGTATATTATGTGTCGTTCGTTGTTACGTTCGTATCACGTCCGGTTCGCAAATAAATCCTAAGTCCGGTTGTTCGGCAAAGGCACCGGACATTTTTGTGTCAAACATGTTTTATCTTTTAACGTGAAGAAATAGAGTAGAATGTAAATCCTTATCAGACGTcatatgtattcaaataaaacagactCTGAATTTAATCGGTATTAAGTTTTAGCATGACAATTATGGGGATTGAACTATATTATGCATCGAAAAAGTGTTACACCTTCAGGTCAACAAAACAATTGAGCAATGCGATGATGTCGCAAtacatattcaattcaattcaacatttattgcttACGAGTACGAATACCAATACCGACGATGATGCCAACAACTCGTTTCTAACATATTCCTGGGTAGTTTCATGCAGGTGGTGAAGCTTATTCGAATTGAATCcacaaattttcattgaagCAACTAAGTAAAAAGCCTTCAAGATGATAAACTGTTTACATACATGAACTAAAATCAAATGATTCATATTCCATCTTCTTGTATGGAACCAGGAACGTTGAGCGAAGAGAGCAAAAGAGGAACACGTGCGTTTAGTAAGATGACTATCGAGTGTACAGATGTTTGGTGGGGAGTAGAATCGGGTATTTCGCGCCATATTTGATACTCGCATTTTGTAAACGCCCACCGCATCGAATGACACTGTTGTCAGTCACAAATAAGTTTAATTGGCGCGCTAAACTAATCTTACGTTTATTGTACGAGGCCATGATTCCCGGAAATTCGTTATCTTGCAGATTTCGAATCCACGCTTGTTCTGCTAGACGCAAGTCCGGTACCGAAATGTGACGGGTACTTTTATTCCCTTTGAGTCGCGTTATAAATTTCATGACGAGAGCGGTAACGCGTAACAATCTTTGGTAGCGTCGCGAATTCGGCGATTTCGATTATGTTATGTAATCCGCATATGTCTGTGATCGCAGTGGTGCAGACGAGTTGCGGCTCGTCGTAGATGAGCTCGTTGACATGCGTAATAGGCTCATCAAACATTTCGCATACTGGCCAATCGCCATTCGGAAGCCAATGTGGACCGTTCCACCACAGATCCGAATTTTGAAGTTCGGTCGCTTTTACTCCACGTGTGAGTAAATCGGCTGGGTTGTCTTTCGTGTAACAATACTTGATATCGTCGAAATCTCTCATTCGAATTTCCTTTACGCGGTTCTCAACAAATACGGGTAGCTTTTTCTGACTTCTAATCCAGTGAATAACAATTTGACTGTCAGACCATAGGATGGTCTTCACAATCTGAGCAGATTTCGTCAGCGAATCCACGATAAATTTCGATAGTCGCGTCGCAATGAGAGCTGCCATGAGCTCCATTCGTGGTAACGTGATCTCTTTTAACGGTTTCACTCGCGACTTAGCCATAACAATTGATACGTTATTATGGGAAATGCGTTTCAGATAGGCAACAGCAGCGTACGCAACAGTGCTTGCATCGGCAAACATATGCAATTCACAATTATCGCATATTCCAGTATCGAAATATTTCCGCCTGTAAGATATATCCCTAGCGTTTTCGAGTTCGGGATATATATTTCTCCATTCGTTCGCGAGATTTTCGGGCAAACGTTCATCCCAGTTCAATTTTCCGAGCCATAGCTTTTGAATGAACGTTTTCGCGCGTATGTGTACGGGTGAGAGTAACCCGAGCGGATCGTAGAGTTCAGACGTAGATCTCAGTACTTCGCGTTTCATTAGTAGTGGCTCAGAGTTATCAGATTTCGACTTCTTGTATGTCAACGAATCTTCTACAGTATCCCATACCAAGCCGACAACGTTGACAGATGCTTCCCGGTCGTGTCGATTGTCTTGTTGCATGACTGCTCTGAGTTGGGGGTCGTTGGTCGCCCACGATCTGAGT is a genomic window of Tubulanus polymorphus chromosome 5, tnTubPoly1.2, whole genome shotgun sequence containing:
- the LOC141906175 gene encoding calpain small subunit 2-like, whose amino-acid sequence is MTSTDDFQKFEAFCKKYKVPEVAADLKEAFIVFRQTDKNKDGSLDMEEIKKLGLSEKSNKEIIAAGGADGKITLAELIKFIFLPNVEEKWKKIFKEANTDHNDTIGPDEMEGYLKKCGFEMADVECAIAVIETYDTNEDKRLSINEFLKYITHDFDALVDTLSDSTSKK